In the Brachyhypopomus gauderio isolate BG-103 chromosome 4, BGAUD_0.2, whole genome shotgun sequence genome, one interval contains:
- the gpr18 gene encoding N-arachidonyl glycine receptor: MEQSSSVGRFEEQLPLLFRTASLVFYSVIFCVGLTVNLTALWVFALTTKRRNSVTIYMINVAVVDLIFIMLLPFRMIYYAKNHWPFGDTFCRVTAALSIVYPCLALWLFALISADRYVAIVQPRHSKVLKNVPKAVLSCAGMWIMTLGSAAPLLFQDQDPDKASNHTTCLKMHDVVYLRRDNPVHFARLGFFFLVPMFIMVGCYVTIVNNLVHGRTSKLKPNVKKKSIRIIVTLIVQVLVCFVPYHVCFVFLLLEQNQQDYSTWGAFTTFLMNMSTVLDIILYYIVSKQFQDRVISVIMYRNYLRSVRRKSRHTNSVRSLSNLTSAML, translated from the coding sequence ATGGAGCAGAGTTCTTCGGTAGGGAGGTTTGAGGAGCAGCTCCCTTTGCTATTCCGCACTGCCAGCCTGGTGTTCTACAGCGTCATCTTCTGCGTAGGCCTGACGGTCAATCTCACGGCCCTCTGGGTCTTCGCTCTGACTACGAAGAGAAGGAACTCGGTAACCATCTACATGATCAATGTGGCTGTGGTGGACCTCATCTTCATTATGCTTCTGCCATTCCGCATGATTTACTACGCTAAGAACCACTGGCCCTTCGGAGACACCTTCTGCAGGGTGACCGCGGCTCTCAGCATCGTCTACCCCTGCCTGGCCCTTTGGCTCTTCGCCCTGATCAGCGCCGACCGCTACGTCGCCATAGTCCAGCCGCGACATAGCAAAGTGCTGAAAAACGTGCCCAAGGCCGTGCTGTCGTGCGCGGGCATGTGGATCATGACCCTGGGCAGCGCCGCGCCGCTCCTGTTCCAGGACCAGGACCCGGACAAAGCGTCCAATCACACCACGTGCCTGAAGATGCACGACGTGGTGTACCTGCGCAGAGACAACCCCGTGCACTTCGCACGCCTGGGATTCTTTTTCCTGGTGCCCATGTTCATCATGGTGGGCTGCTACGTGACCATCGTCAACAACCTGGTGCACGGGCGCACGTCCAAGCTGAAGCCCAACGTGAAGAAGAAGTCCATCCGCATCATCGTCACGCTGATCGTGCAGGTGCTGGTCTGCTTCGTGCCATACCACGTCTGCTTCGTCTTCCTGCTGCTGGAGCAGAACCAGCAGGACTACAGCACCTGGGGCGCCTTCACCACCTTCCTTATGAACATGAGCACGGTTCTGGACATCATCCTCTACTACATCGTGTCCAAGCAGTTCCAGGACCGGGTCATCAGTGTGATCATGTACAGGAACTACTTGAGGAGCGTGCGAAGAAAGAGTCGCCACACAAACAGCGTGCGGTCGCTCAGCAACCTCACCAGTGCCATGCTTTAG